GATATCTTTTCTCATGGGGCTACAACAACTCACCTTTCTTAAAAAAAGGCCTTAATTTCTGCAAAAGCCTTATTGTTCTAGACACACCCCCTGTATCTCTTTCATGTTTACCTTTTCTGTTGGCTGCAGTTGGGTGTTGGTAAAGATCGGAaaggattgtgtgtgtgtgtgtgtgtgtgtgtgtgtgtgcgctcgtatttttaaataaaattctttcctcCTTAGAGAAATATGACACTCAGTAAAGACATCTTTTGCTAGCGTGCTAACACCCTTAGCTGGCCTTCCGGtactctctctctgcctctggttCCCGTTTGCTCTCCTTTGTCCTAGAGGGGACAGATTAAGAGGGGATGTGGCCTTCCAGCAGCGGTGTTTTGAGATGGAAGTGCATTCAGTGAGTCCTCACCCGGAAAGGATCATAAACTTACTGGGTTAAATCAACCTAATTATCCCTAAGCTGCCTTGGGTTTGTGTCTGCTcctatgatttttgttttgttttagctgcACCATATGTGATTCCTTGTGccattttcttttgtctgttattttttttttttcttgatgaccCTGAGCTATGGCTTCCTCCTCAGTTCCAACACTATTCAGCCTTCGCTGTCTTCCTCATCTTGCCGATGTAGGCCTCAAAGAAGAAATGGCAGAAGAGCACAAGGTAGCTGAGGTACATGAGGGAGGACCAGAAGATGTTGTGAAAGTGAGAGTGGCACTGGTCATGCTGCATCCAGTAGAAGACCAGGTAGTTAATGACACAGCCCATCAGCATCTGAGTGATCTGGGACAAGGTGATGAACATGGCGAACTTCCGGGAGACACGGAAACCCGCCGCCCGCAAGGCGTAGTACGAGTACATCACGGAGTGCACGCTGTAGTTCATGGTCATGAACCAGCCTCCCCCGGCAACCATGTCCTTGTAGGAGTACCAGGAGTACAGGAGCACGGTGATGTGGTGGTACCAGTGCAGGAAGATGAGCTTCTGCTTCCTTAGAATGATGAATATCGTATCTCCTGAAAGATAAAGAAGGGAAAGAACGTTCATGAGCCCCTTGGACCACACCATGATGCTCATGGAGACTTTTGCAGGGGGGGGGGGCAGGCGTCTTGAGCCAGCACTGGACGGTTAGACGGACCGGATCCAAACCCAGCACTGGCATCTACTAGCTccgtgaccttggccaagttactcaTCCTCAGCATtttctagtttcctcatctacacaATGGGGATAAGGAATCACAGTGACTCGGAATTATCTGAGGATTCAGCAGGATGATCAACATGCCCCTTTCACACGTGGTAGGCAAGTAACAGATGTCTGGGTATTTTACAATACACAAAAATCCTACTCCTTACTGATCTGGAAGGGACACGAACAACGAGGCTGCCCGATCCCCAACTCAACCGTACATTTTAGGAAATaccacggggtggggggggatgaGTCCCAGGGTGACTTGTCTCACTCAGATCCTTTAGGAATCAAAAGAAACAGACTGGAACTCAGGTCCCCAGCGAAGAGCTCTCAGGCCTCTCCAGAATAGCAAAACCATGGTTTTTTTTCTTCGGCATACGATAAAAGGTACCGTGCTCCTTGAACACATCTCTCTGCGAGCTCCCTTAAAATGATGAAACCTTGCCCAACAGCAGTgacaaaagcaaaattgaaacAAAAGGCGAAGACAGAAGAAAGGGGAACAAAAGCCATCTCCCGTACACCTCTGCTGACGAGGGTGATACAAGAACTGGAAGGTCCTTCTTCTGAAATTTAATGAAGCACAAAGGGAACTAGGACGTATCCCTGTCTTGTCCCTCACATACTTGATGGATGGCCCAAAACACACGGCACTGGGCGAGGTCCCAAAATGCTGGGCCGTGGAGAGACCGCTGAGGTCCTAATGGCTGTGGTGGGGAGGACACAGGGGATGCTTTGCTCCGTTCATCAGCAGGGATGACTTTATTTCCCTCCTGAATTGCTAAACATTATCACTTCGTATTTGTTCAGAGCAGGAATGGAAAAGTTGCCATATTTCCGAACCGATTATAAAGTTTCCACCGAAGTCCTCTCTTGCGAGATGCCCCACGTTTACTATGTCTATCAATGTCAGGCAGGTTGATTGTGACCGACCGTGACGGCAAATCTCACGTGCCTACTTTAAGGGACAAAAGTGATGTCAGGAAAGCCGGGGTCTACTTCTTACTGTGAAAGGGCTTTTTCTATGTGCCTGTCCCAGGCCTGCTATTGCTATGCCTCCCTTCTGTCTGCGGACTGTGACGTAGACAGGGACCCCAGCCTTTGTTCACAGTGGCAATAAGGCAGATGCCCAAGAATTGTAGGGTAAAAGCAAATTTAGTCGTTCGTAATTGAGAAGATGCTTTTCATTGAGTCTCCTGGTGTTAACTAAAATGTAAATCCCATGCAATATGCAAACACATTGCCGCAAATGTTACTTACCATAAAGTGATAAGCATTTCATCTTCTCCAATTCTTTAGATTTAATTTAACTCCATcatcatttttatatcaaaattttattgtCTAAAGAATGGCTAAGACAGACCCTATGAGAATGGGCTCGCGTGGAAGGGACCACGGAACCTACGGATCTGGAGTTGAGAATTGCGTTGTGCTTTTCCTGTCTGCaggctggtgtgtgtgtggggggtcccAGGCTCGATCTGAGAGACAGTAGATGTTTCTAgttatttgggggaggggaggagggtgaggagtaAAGATGCGTCATGAAATCTCGGTAACAAAATTAATTtgagggaggccgaggcaggaggattgtttgggctcaggagtttaagaccaacctgagcaaaagtgagacacccggtctctactaaacatagaggACAAATTAGCTGGTATTGcggtgtgtggtgcgtgtgtgtagtcccagctactcaggaggctgaggcaggaggatcgcttgagcccaggagttggaggttgctgtgagcgaggctgacgccagggcaccctagcccgggcaacagagtgagactctgtctcaaaaaaaaaaaaaagtcatgctaAGTCATAGTACTTAAAGGTTTCCAGAAATAAATGTACACTATCCTAGGGACTGTGTATTTGATGTTGCGCAACCAACCTTTCTTGGTCAACGTCCAGTTGGCGTCATGGAAATGAATCTGCTCAATTATAAGCAATGGGTCTTTTGCCTCTTGAATGTTTCTATCATGTCACCTATTTTAGCTGCTTTCTGGTTCATGTTCTCTTTACCTCGACCTCTCCAAACTTTGGTTCAGCTATTATCAGTCAGGAGCCAGCTTGCAGCAGGGCAGGGTGTTGCTGGCACCTAAGTGTCCCTCCTGAGCtagcccttcccccacccccaaacctggAAGGCACAGACAGATTGCTTTCCTGTGATGGGGAAATTGCTCAGCATTTGCAAATCCCCAGGGTACTCTCGGCCACAGAGAGGCACAGAAAGCCTGCTCCGTGTGCGTGTGGTTTGTCACAGAAGGCCGGGTCCCTCTTCGCAGAGCTAGCTGGAGTGCTGCTGAGTCAGGGTTTCGAACACAATGACATGCTCAACTGAGCAAGGACCTGGGCTCAGAACAGATGTTTCCAAGTTTTAACAAAACCGAATCTCAGCAGGTTTTAATATCACGCAAACAGAAGGTGCTCAAAGATTTGGCACACGCAGCGGGTCGGTGGCTCTCTTGCTCTCCAGTTGCTCTAATAAATTGTAACCCTGTCATTCACTGAAACGAGCTCAAGCTTTTCTTGGTAGTGAGGGTTTAAGTGAAGGAGCTAGTGTTGAAACGGGGACAGGGGGTCAACTGGGGAAGATGCAAAAGTTCTGGAAATCGATGATGCGAtcgttgcacaacaatgtgaatattaCATATCTTCTGtcacaatttaaaaacagaatttggctggacgcggtggctcacgcctgtcatcccagcactctgggaggccgaggtgggaggatcgctcgaggtcaggagttcgagaccagcctgagcaagagcgagaccccgtctctactaaaaacagaaagaaattagctggacagctgaaaatatatatagaaaaaattagccaggcatggtggcgcgtgcctgtagtcccagctactcgggaggctgaggcaggaggatcgtttgagcccaggagttggaggttgctgtgagcgaggctgacaccacggcactctagcccgggcaacagagcgagactctgtctcaaaaaaaaaataaaaaaaaaaataaaataaaataataaaaacaatttaatgaaaactGCAGGCATGTGGGTTTTggggagaaaatacattttcagtaCTGAATGTGGAAGAACTGTTCTTTTTTCTCATGAGATCTTTTCCCTTTGATGCTCACGAGGCAGAACTTGGgacctaaaaataagaaaagttctAAATAATCCAAAGggataaatttttcttaattgcATCGTTGCCACAAGGTTTGCTAACTGCAAAAAAACTGGGAAAGAATGTAAACCTCCAAAATGCATGGTAAAAAGGCATCCAAGCAAACACGGTCACTATAAATAGGTACCAGGGGCTGGAGTGGCTGTCTTAGAGACATTTGTCCTGACATCCGGATGTTCTGACTCAGCAGTTTACCCCTGAAAGGCCATTGTCC
The DNA window shown above is from Lemur catta isolate mLemCat1 chromosome 26, mLemCat1.pri, whole genome shotgun sequence and carries:
- the ELOVL6 gene encoding elongation of very long chain fatty acids protein 6, encoding MNMSVLTLQEYEFEKQFDENEAIQWMQENWKKSFLFCALYAAFIFGGRHLMNKRAKFELRKPLVLWSLTLAVFSIFGALRTGAYMVYILMTKGLKQSVCDQGFYIGPVSKFWAYAFVLSKAPELGDTIFIILRKQKLIFLHWYHHITVLLYSWYSYKDMVAGGGWFMTMNYSVHSVMYSYYALRAAGFRVSRKFAMFITLSQITQMLMGCVINYLVFYWMQHDQCHSHFHNIFWSSLMYLSYLVLFCHFFFEAYIGKMRKTAKAE